In the Calditrichota bacterium genome, one interval contains:
- a CDS encoding T9SS type A sorting domain-containing protein, whose protein sequence is MEASKRKAVAIFLMIAIGCMILPGLLSAQEVVTKSQVVTMVHKFIQTNQTKMKFLQGALIGEPSQFKDLKSGEMNWRVEVTNYGKHMGFFYAKGQSLPDGNIPIWFAGSGNSEGKIKSKYQEAPTIKKVISDELGASSGENQSAKLKQAIRQHEKKYQLRPGETVPKGSHKPLKGPVSLIFDPTKFKKVIPANDPNKKELIPENPPQAPTGWQTIKSETFEGSFPNSWNVYAANGYADAYWDDTSYKHHGGSWSGFCADLGSEGTGYGGQYVNNMQAWMVYGPFSLADATDAKVNFWHWTKTETNFDKFHYVASTNGTNFYGYYLTGNMTDDAGNVNGWLSQTFDLTNVYQIGDLTGQSQVWIAFVFTSDASIIDDGAYLDDVYIKKNVGSETPTLTDHFTCRDGNDPYNTQTSVFDVTDNMVVEFTKWNSSSCTSTHSLDVKFYDTSDSYYWGGSTNIPAGNSSWTWWAGIYISGHDPANDPGQWKARIFVDGSQVAHDNFTIQQQGGEPQLNAHFMCSDGDDPYNTRADTFYTTDNLATLYTKWNTNSCTRDWTANISFYDTNDDFYAGLDFNLPQGNSNYSHWVGIYIAGHDPANDPGQWIARVHLEGTWKSRDDFMIIQQQQQEPTISVVPTSLDIYQTLRRAPDNENAPPDDYIPPDGRYPRGLKIPDPVKNYWKSHSPNFDYDPNQLLSSVDWSANDSPIKNQLQCGSCWAFAAIALVENLGIWDDLSEQELVSCAPGDCNGGWYWDALEYIHNQGVSPEPCHPYGGTNGNCNDKCNSPDYLVKVTNYTPAQGLWGEPANVSDIKAQLQNGPLAVAMLVPDDGTFDSYSGGVYNYNGGSLSWDNGHAVLIVGYNDNGQYFKAKNSWGPSWGENGYFRIAYDDVTDDVHFGMYACTASGVYQEGGNSGNTFVIQNTGTANLIVSSITDNKSWLTFSPTTIPTLSPGASQTVTVTITNWSAVNCPTETGTISIHSNDPQHATVQVAVTAHPQCNNNPILVVNPTSMTFSSNQGSNPPSQTFAISNGGGGSFSWTVSDNKSWMSCNPTSGSTTSETDNVTVSVNSSGLTPGQTYTGAITVTASGAGGSPKTVNVTFNYGGGGPCNPPYVKAEDASGAQGSNVVVDVTIAQNPSAIDAFGFKFTFNASKLSFVSVEKGNLTSGFDFFNGQESPTGTVTIGGFDTTPIPANSSGTIARVTLHVNQCSEGESVTLGIQNLTDDLSGMNPCDGTFTCQSCLLGDVNNDGTISPGDALCAFQIYLNGGNLPSGDCNNECALYAADINCTPNGITPGDALYIFQGYLNGDSAPLDCDPSFALQKETSQPREISLIQLSADQPGEIKLAVRLSQVQGLQAFGLNVGFSDDILQLVAVNSSPLTQLWESFGGKESISGVVTVGGFHSEAVQRKNPAVLAELTFRVLKEADAAELWLYDLTDDLKDASLAAETIHVPLTTTDVHRVDANGVPQKFSLSQNYPNPFNMETDIEYELPEAIQATLTVYNAMGQKVRTLVSQKQDAGRYVAHWDGKDAVGNDLPSGIYVYKLQTAKFFDAKKLILVK, encoded by the coding sequence ATGGAAGCATCAAAAAGGAAGGCGGTAGCCATTTTTCTGATGATTGCAATTGGATGCATGATATTGCCGGGATTATTGTCGGCACAGGAAGTGGTTACCAAAAGTCAAGTCGTCACAATGGTTCATAAGTTCATTCAAACGAACCAGACGAAAATGAAATTTCTGCAAGGAGCGCTCATCGGAGAGCCGAGTCAATTCAAAGACCTGAAGTCCGGCGAAATGAATTGGCGCGTCGAAGTGACGAATTATGGCAAACACATGGGTTTTTTCTATGCCAAAGGCCAAAGTTTGCCAGATGGCAATATCCCCATCTGGTTCGCTGGATCCGGAAACAGCGAAGGGAAAATAAAGTCCAAATACCAGGAAGCTCCTACAATTAAGAAAGTGATTAGCGACGAACTGGGTGCATCATCAGGCGAAAATCAATCTGCAAAGCTCAAACAGGCAATTCGACAACACGAAAAGAAATATCAACTGCGGCCCGGTGAGACAGTTCCCAAAGGTTCGCACAAACCACTTAAGGGACCTGTATCACTCATATTTGATCCGACTAAATTCAAAAAAGTCATCCCGGCAAATGATCCCAACAAAAAAGAATTGATTCCGGAAAATCCGCCACAAGCGCCAACCGGATGGCAGACCATCAAATCGGAAACTTTTGAAGGCTCATTTCCCAATAGTTGGAATGTGTACGCCGCAAATGGATATGCCGACGCCTATTGGGACGATACGAGCTATAAACATCATGGCGGGAGTTGGAGCGGATTTTGCGCCGATTTGGGTTCAGAGGGCACGGGTTATGGCGGTCAGTACGTAAACAATATGCAGGCTTGGATGGTTTACGGTCCTTTTAGTCTTGCCGATGCGACTGACGCTAAAGTGAATTTTTGGCATTGGACAAAAACAGAAACCAATTTCGATAAATTCCACTATGTGGCGTCCACTAACGGCACGAATTTTTACGGCTACTACCTCACTGGCAACATGACCGATGACGCAGGTAATGTTAATGGCTGGCTGAGTCAGACATTCGATTTGACGAATGTTTACCAAATTGGCGATTTAACCGGACAAAGCCAGGTCTGGATCGCTTTTGTGTTTACCAGCGACGCCTCGATTATTGATGACGGCGCTTACCTGGACGATGTTTATATTAAAAAGAACGTTGGTTCAGAAACGCCGACATTGACAGACCATTTTACCTGCCGGGATGGAAACGATCCCTATAATACACAAACTTCGGTTTTTGATGTGACTGACAATATGGTCGTGGAGTTCACCAAATGGAATTCAAGCTCCTGTACTTCAACTCATTCTTTAGATGTAAAATTTTACGATACGAGCGACTCTTATTATTGGGGCGGATCGACAAATATCCCGGCTGGAAATTCCTCATGGACCTGGTGGGCAGGAATCTATATTTCGGGTCATGATCCGGCAAATGACCCAGGTCAATGGAAAGCGCGCATATTTGTTGACGGCAGCCAGGTCGCTCATGATAATTTCACTATTCAGCAACAAGGCGGAGAGCCGCAGCTAAATGCCCATTTCATGTGTAGTGATGGCGATGACCCTTATAATACACGGGCTGATACTTTTTATACGACGGATAATCTCGCAACGCTGTACACGAAATGGAATACTAACTCTTGTACCCGTGATTGGACCGCAAATATCAGCTTTTATGATACCAACGATGATTTTTATGCGGGGCTTGATTTCAATTTGCCACAAGGTAATTCAAATTATTCTCACTGGGTTGGTATCTATATTGCCGGCCATGATCCCGCGAATGATCCAGGCCAGTGGATTGCAAGAGTACATCTCGAAGGTACCTGGAAGAGCAGAGATGATTTTATGATCATCCAACAGCAGCAACAGGAGCCCACTATCAGCGTGGTTCCCACATCGCTGGACATCTACCAAACTCTCCGTCGTGCTCCTGATAATGAGAACGCTCCCCCAGATGATTATATTCCGCCGGACGGAAGATATCCGCGCGGATTGAAAATTCCGGATCCGGTAAAGAATTATTGGAAAAGTCACAGTCCAAATTTTGATTATGACCCCAACCAATTACTTTCTTCCGTGGATTGGAGCGCAAATGATAGCCCGATAAAAAATCAGCTTCAATGCGGCTCGTGCTGGGCGTTCGCAGCGATTGCTCTGGTCGAAAATTTGGGCATCTGGGACGATTTGTCCGAACAAGAACTTGTCTCCTGTGCGCCAGGTGATTGTAATGGAGGCTGGTATTGGGATGCTCTGGAATACATTCACAATCAGGGTGTTTCACCGGAACCTTGTCATCCATACGGCGGCACTAACGGTAATTGTAACGACAAGTGCAATAGTCCCGATTACCTCGTTAAGGTTACTAATTATACGCCAGCGCAAGGTCTCTGGGGCGAACCGGCAAATGTGAGCGATATCAAGGCGCAACTACAAAACGGACCATTAGCAGTCGCCATGCTCGTTCCTGACGATGGCACATTTGATAGTTACAGCGGGGGAGTTTACAATTACAATGGCGGATCTTTGTCATGGGACAATGGGCATGCGGTGCTAATAGTCGGATATAATGACAACGGACAATATTTTAAGGCGAAAAATAGTTGGGGCCCAAGCTGGGGTGAAAACGGATATTTCCGCATCGCCTATGATGATGTGACAGACGACGTCCATTTTGGCATGTACGCCTGCACAGCGTCTGGCGTCTATCAGGAAGGCGGAAATAGCGGGAATACTTTTGTCATTCAGAATACAGGAACCGCCAATTTGATTGTCAGCTCGATTACGGACAACAAATCATGGCTGACCTTTTCGCCGACAACAATTCCTACACTCAGCCCTGGCGCGAGCCAGACAGTGACCGTGACAATTACAAACTGGAGCGCGGTAAATTGTCCGACCGAAACCGGGACAATCTCCATTCATTCCAATGATCCGCAACATGCAACTGTACAGGTAGCAGTGACTGCGCATCCGCAATGTAATAATAATCCGATTCTGGTTGTCAACCCGACAAGTATGACTTTCAGCTCGAATCAAGGATCCAACCCACCTTCGCAGACTTTTGCTATTAGCAATGGCGGCGGCGGATCATTTAGCTGGACGGTCTCGGACAATAAGAGTTGGATGAGTTGCAATCCGACCAGCGGAAGCACGACGTCGGAGACGGATAATGTTACCGTTTCCGTAAATTCCTCTGGTTTGACCCCAGGTCAGACTTACACCGGCGCCATAACCGTCACTGCATCCGGCGCCGGAGGCAGCCCGAAAACGGTGAACGTCACCTTTAATTACGGCGGCGGCGGGCCTTGTAATCCACCGTACGTTAAGGCGGAAGATGCCAGCGGCGCGCAGGGCAGCAATGTGGTGGTTGATGTGACAATTGCACAAAATCCCAGCGCAATCGATGCTTTCGGTTTTAAATTTACATTTAATGCCAGTAAGCTTTCTTTTGTATCTGTGGAGAAAGGCAATTTGACCAGCGGATTCGATTTCTTTAACGGGCAGGAAAGTCCGACGGGCACGGTAACGATCGGCGGATTCGACACGACCCCCATTCCTGCAAACAGTTCCGGAACCATTGCCCGAGTCACGCTACATGTGAATCAGTGTTCAGAGGGCGAGTCCGTCACTCTCGGTATTCAGAATTTGACTGATGATTTGTCCGGGATGAATCCTTGCGACGGCACGTTTACCTGTCAGTCCTGTTTGCTGGGCGATGTGAATAACGACGGCACAATCAGCCCGGGAGATGCCTTGTGCGCATTTCAGATTTATTTGAATGGCGGAAATTTGCCGTCAGGCGATTGCAATAATGAGTGTGCGCTTTATGCCGCCGACATCAATTGTACGCCAAACGGAATCACGCCAGGCGACGCGCTGTATATTTTCCAGGGCTATTTGAACGGTGATAGCGCGCCTCTCGATTGTGATCCTTCTTTTGCCTTGCAAAAAGAGACTTCGCAGCCCAGAGAAATCAGCCTGATTCAGCTTTCTGCGGATCAACCGGGCGAGATCAAACTGGCGGTGAGACTTAGTCAAGTGCAGGGATTACAGGCGTTTGGTCTCAATGTCGGATTCTCGGATGATATTTTGCAACTGGTCGCAGTTAACAGTTCCCCATTGACGCAGTTGTGGGAGTCTTTTGGCGGGAAAGAGAGCATTTCCGGCGTTGTCACGGTTGGCGGTTTCCACAGTGAAGCGGTTCAGCGAAAAAATCCCGCTGTGTTAGCAGAATTAACTTTCCGCGTGCTGAAAGAAGCGGACGCTGCCGAATTGTGGCTTTATGATCTGACGGATGATTTGAAAGATGCGAGTTTGGCTGCGGAAACAATTCATGTGCCATTGACGACAACGGACGTGCACCGAGTTGACGCAAATGGCGTCCCGCAGAAATTCTCACTCAGCCAAAATTATCCCAATCCGTTCAACATGGAAACTGATATCGAGTACGAGTTGCCTGAGGCAATTCAGGCGACGCTGACAGTTTATAACGCCATGGGTCAGAAAGTGAGAACTCTTGTATCACAAAAGCAAGACGCTGGCCGTTATGTGGCGCATTGGGACGGAAAAGACGCCGTAGGCAACGATTTGCCTTCAGGGATTTACGTTTACAAACTTCAGACGGCGAAATTTTTTGATGCCAAAAAGCTGATACTCGTCAAGTAA
- a CDS encoding DUF2905 domain-containing protein yields the protein MCSEGKLVQKILIYAGLALLVLGLFWPYLSKIPFGRLPGDIVIDKPNVKIYFPLTTMILLSIILSLIFRFFKR from the coding sequence ATGTGTTCGGAGGGAAAACTCGTGCAAAAAATTCTCATTTACGCGGGATTGGCGCTTTTGGTTTTGGGACTGTTCTGGCCTTATCTGAGCAAAATACCTTTCGGACGTCTCCCCGGCGATATCGTGATCGACAAACCAAATGTGAAAATTTATTTCCCGTTGACAACGATGATTTTGCTCAGCATTATTTTGTCGTTGATTTTTCGATTTTTCAAGCGCTAA
- a CDS encoding PrsW family intramembrane metalloprotease, translating to MHYLLLLLVAAAPSFLITGYFFYRDRKRKAPKRMIARTFFVGLVVTLPALSLELILSRGQGMLDLSQFAGFFVKSFAVVAFSEEFFKLAVVIFFVYNQMQFNQLIDGVAYAILAALGFAAMENFLYGIIGGVGVAVWRYFTALPMHFLTAGIMGYYIGLAKLSSSAMAETKHILTGLVYAIAIHGFYDFILVSTAGAKSMTVFGVLSIFAVSLLIFQAKYRLATEASASF from the coding sequence ATGCATTATTTACTGCTGCTATTGGTGGCAGCGGCACCATCTTTTCTCATCACAGGGTATTTTTTCTATCGCGACAGAAAACGAAAAGCACCAAAACGGATGATTGCGCGTACTTTTTTCGTGGGATTGGTGGTGACACTGCCTGCCCTGTCTTTGGAATTAATTCTTTCCCGCGGACAGGGGATGTTGGATTTGTCACAGTTTGCCGGTTTTTTTGTTAAATCATTTGCCGTGGTGGCATTCAGCGAAGAATTTTTCAAGCTGGCTGTCGTCATTTTTTTCGTTTACAATCAAATGCAATTCAATCAACTCATCGACGGCGTCGCCTACGCGATTTTGGCGGCGCTCGGTTTCGCCGCGATGGAAAATTTTTTGTACGGGATCATCGGCGGTGTCGGCGTGGCGGTCTGGCGCTATTTCACGGCATTGCCCATGCACTTTCTGACCGCAGGAATCATGGGCTATTACATCGGTTTGGCAAAATTATCTTCTTCCGCAATGGCTGAGACAAAACACATTCTCACCGGACTCGTTTATGCCATTGCTATTCACGGATTTTACGATTTTATTCTCGTTTCAACGGCCGGGGCAAAATCGATGACGGTTTTCGGTGTACTGTCGATTTTCGCTGTTTCTCTGCTGATTTTTCAGGCAAAATACCGCTTGGCGACGGAAGCGAGCGCGAGCTTTTGA
- the rfbC gene encoding dTDP-4-dehydrorhamnose 3,5-epimerase gives MPFTFERLEISDIILIKPIIRKDVRGYFLEAYKKSEFSENGIDIEFIQDNFSHSVHGVVRGLHYQKNPRAQAKLVRVIGGEIFDVAVDIRRGSPTFGKWVGQRLTAENKYMLYIPPGFAHGFCVLSGEADVLYKASDEYAPDHDRGILWNDPVIGIDWQLANPIVSEKDANLLPLSQADNNFFYEGK, from the coding sequence ATGCCATTTACTTTTGAACGGCTGGAAATTTCTGATATTATTTTGATTAAACCGATTATCCGGAAAGATGTGAGAGGATATTTTTTAGAGGCTTACAAAAAATCCGAATTTAGCGAAAACGGCATTGACATTGAATTTATTCAGGACAATTTTTCCCACTCAGTGCACGGCGTTGTGCGCGGTTTGCACTACCAAAAAAATCCCCGCGCTCAGGCGAAGTTAGTCAGGGTTATCGGCGGCGAGATTTTCGATGTCGCGGTTGATATTCGGCGCGGCTCTCCGACTTTCGGCAAATGGGTGGGACAGCGGCTCACTGCGGAAAATAAGTACATGCTTTACATCCCGCCGGGATTTGCGCACGGATTTTGTGTGTTGAGCGGCGAGGCAGATGTGCTTTACAAAGCCAGCGACGAATACGCGCCCGACCACGATCGGGGAATTTTGTGGAACGATCCGGTCATTGGCATTGATTGGCAACTGGCAAATCCGATCGTCTCGGAAAAAGATGCGAATCTACTGCCGTTGAGTCAGGCGGATAATAATTTTTTTTACGAAGGGAAGTAG
- a CDS encoding HpcH/HpaI aldolase/citrate lyase family protein, which produces MTRTAEAGRKGPVVRSDCWIQLNLKNSGGVQINTQSKVKSLYGQKIDSLIRKGTDFFDIQHAEINIEDAGAIPFVMMARFECAVRRLGIDNDKEWLPDFREGCKYQTSRERFRRSRLYLPGNEAKFMINAGLHKPDGIILDLEDSVAPAEKDAAQILVRNALRQIDFQDSERMVRINQIPRGIEDLKFVVPHNVHVILIPKCESAKQVKLVDDEIEKIKKECGISNQIFLMPIVESALGAIKSYEIATASPNVIALTIGLEDYTADIGTQRTLEGRESFWARSQVVNAARAAGIQPIDTVFSDVTDMDGLRKSVLEAKSLGFDGKGCIHPRQIRVIHEAFAPSDEEIEKAKKIVLAFEMAEKKGLGVVSLGSKMIDPPVVKRAQRTIKLAIETRKLSANWLQGGE; this is translated from the coding sequence ATGACCCGCACTGCTGAAGCAGGGAGAAAAGGACCCGTCGTCCGCTCTGATTGCTGGATTCAGTTAAATCTCAAAAATTCCGGCGGCGTTCAAATAAACACACAAAGCAAAGTTAAATCGCTGTACGGTCAAAAAATTGACTCGCTGATTCGCAAAGGAACAGATTTTTTTGATATTCAACACGCTGAAATTAATATCGAAGACGCCGGCGCAATTCCGTTTGTGATGATGGCAAGATTTGAGTGCGCGGTGCGAAGATTGGGCATTGATAATGACAAAGAGTGGCTGCCTGACTTTCGCGAAGGATGCAAATACCAAACTTCACGCGAGCGTTTTCGTCGTTCGCGGCTTTACCTGCCCGGCAATGAAGCGAAATTCATGATAAACGCCGGGCTCCACAAACCCGACGGCATCATTTTGGATTTGGAAGACAGCGTGGCGCCAGCGGAAAAAGATGCGGCGCAAATTTTAGTGCGAAATGCGCTCCGGCAGATCGATTTTCAGGACAGCGAACGCATGGTGCGCATCAATCAAATTCCTCGCGGCATCGAAGATTTGAAATTTGTCGTTCCGCACAACGTACACGTAATTCTCATCCCTAAATGTGAAAGCGCGAAACAGGTGAAATTAGTCGATGATGAAATTGAGAAAATAAAAAAGGAATGCGGCATCAGCAATCAGATTTTTCTCATGCCCATCGTGGAAAGTGCTCTCGGCGCAATCAAATCCTACGAGATCGCCACGGCGTCCCCCAATGTGATTGCACTGACAATTGGACTGGAAGATTACACCGCGGACATCGGGACGCAGCGGACTCTGGAAGGCAGGGAGAGTTTCTGGGCGCGGAGTCAGGTCGTGAACGCGGCGCGCGCCGCCGGGATTCAGCCCATCGATACTGTTTTTTCTGACGTGACCGACATGGATGGCTTGCGAAAAAGCGTGCTGGAAGCAAAATCGCTGGGATTTGACGGGAAAGGCTGCATCCACCCGCGGCAAATTCGGGTGATTCATGAGGCATTTGCTCCGTCGGACGAAGAAATTGAAAAGGCAAAAAAAATAGTACTTGCATTTGAGATGGCTGAAAAAAAAGGTCTGGGAGTCGTTTCCCTTGGCAGCAAAATGATCGACCCGCCGGTTGTAAAAAGAGCGCAGCGAACAATAAAATTAGCCATCGAAACCAGGAAGTTGAGTGCAAATTGGCTGCAAGGAGGCGAGTGA
- the citF gene encoding citrate lyase subunit alpha, whose translation MSEKLVKNAIGRLVPTEVNGKKAIPFQGVAKFHPTGRKAAPPIATCADYPDDGNKIVPDLKTALQKAGLQDGMTISTHHHFRNGDLVANQIFDIAAELGVKDLMWFPSASFPCHAPIIDHLESGVVHHIEGSMNGPLGDYCSHGKMRGLGVLRSHGGRYQAVQDGEVHIDIAVIAAPTADPFGNANGLTGQSACGLLGFALADSQYADKVIVVTDNLVPFPCVPWQIQGNYVDYVVVMDKIGEPEKIISGTTQITKSPDRLMIAEMTAQFVRDTGILKDGFSFQAGAGGTSLAFAIFLKEMMKEMGIKARFVRGGSTQYLVQMLEEGLTDYILDGQTFDLEGVRSMRENSNHVNTSPFTSYNYHGKGNFASIIDVVVLGATEVDVNFNANVVTHSDGRLLHGIGGWQNCLFSKCTILPIPSFRDRIPVIVDEVTTVCGPGELIDVIVTERGIAINPKRQDLIEATKNSSLPIRSIEEIKAEVEEIIGGKPQKPKLGDKVVAVVKWVDGTILDSIYQALE comes from the coding sequence ATGAGCGAAAAATTGGTTAAAAATGCGATCGGCAGATTGGTTCCCACTGAAGTCAACGGCAAAAAGGCAATTCCCTTTCAAGGCGTGGCTAAATTTCATCCCACCGGGCGCAAAGCAGCGCCTCCGATTGCCACTTGCGCCGACTACCCGGATGATGGCAATAAAATTGTCCCCGATCTGAAAACTGCTCTGCAAAAAGCCGGTTTGCAAGACGGCATGACTATTTCCACGCACCATCATTTTCGCAACGGCGATCTTGTCGCCAATCAGATTTTCGACATTGCAGCCGAATTAGGTGTAAAAGACCTGATGTGGTTTCCCAGCGCATCTTTTCCGTGCCACGCGCCCATCATCGATCATCTCGAAAGCGGCGTGGTTCATCACATCGAAGGTTCCATGAACGGGCCTCTCGGCGATTACTGTTCTCACGGAAAAATGCGCGGACTGGGCGTGTTGCGCTCCCACGGCGGCAGATACCAGGCGGTGCAGGACGGCGAAGTTCACATCGACATTGCCGTAATCGCCGCGCCGACGGCCGATCCTTTCGGAAACGCCAACGGGCTCACCGGCCAGTCGGCGTGCGGATTGCTCGGTTTTGCTCTTGCGGATTCGCAGTATGCGGACAAAGTCATTGTCGTGACCGACAATCTCGTTCCTTTTCCCTGTGTGCCGTGGCAAATTCAAGGAAATTACGTCGATTACGTGGTCGTGATGGACAAAATTGGCGAGCCGGAAAAAATCATCTCCGGAACGACCCAGATCACGAAAAGCCCGGACAGACTCATGATCGCTGAAATGACGGCGCAGTTTGTCCGCGACACCGGGATTTTGAAAGACGGATTTTCTTTTCAGGCTGGCGCCGGCGGAACCTCGTTAGCTTTTGCCATTTTTCTCAAAGAAATGATGAAAGAGATGGGCATCAAAGCTCGATTTGTGCGCGGCGGAAGCACGCAATATCTGGTGCAAATGCTGGAAGAGGGATTGACTGATTACATTCTGGACGGACAAACTTTTGATCTCGAAGGCGTTCGCTCCATGCGCGAAAATTCCAATCACGTCAACACCAGTCCTTTCACGAGCTACAATTATCATGGCAAAGGTAATTTCGCCTCTATTATCGACGTCGTTGTGCTCGGCGCGACCGAGGTTGACGTCAACTTTAACGCCAACGTCGTCACCCATTCCGACGGGCGCCTGCTTCACGGTATTGGCGGCTGGCAAAATTGTCTTTTTTCCAAATGTACTATTTTGCCCATTCCGTCTTTTCGCGACAGGATTCCGGTGATCGTGGACGAAGTGACTACCGTTTGCGGGCCCGGCGAATTGATCGACGTGATCGTTACGGAGCGCGGCATTGCCATTAATCCGAAACGGCAAGATTTGATCGAAGCCACAAAAAATTCGTCTCTGCCCATCAGATCGATTGAAGAAATCAAAGCGGAAGTGGAAGAAATCATCGGGGGCAAACCGCAAAAACCGAAGTTGGGCGACAAAGTCGTAGCTGTGGTCAAATGGGTCGACGGCACAATTCTGGACAGCATTTATCAGGCGTTGGAATAA